A single window of Flavobacterium sp. 140616W15 DNA harbors:
- a CDS encoding YeiH family protein: MSIKTKQYIIHEDWTVVLLGFLIIGISLFIFLPSVPVFKWSDGTDLLNSVFNSGNLQIIGLQFIYLISIGTIGAFLTGKSVKNFLFGFPIVYILTVSALIIAGNTTIKGFNLEAVIFSLIIGLAIGNLFKLPEWFRSALSTEIFVKIGLVLLGTSVIFSDILKAGTLGLAQALVVVVSVWYFAFWLCKKLKIDDELTMMISSAVSICGVSAAIATSGAIKGDSKKLSYVISMVLVTAIPMMIFMPIIAKYFNFPEEVTGAWLGGSIDTSGAVVASGSLVGETALKISTIVKFSQNVLLGLAAFAISVYWTYTHNKSAEAVASKPTLGVIWERFPKFVIGFIAASLVFSFLLTSEVREEVKDSLKNLQGIWFALAFTSIGLETNFKDLLSNNSKKPLYAFLIAQLFNVIITLIIALLLFSN; encoded by the coding sequence ATGTCAATTAAAACAAAACAATATATCATTCACGAAGATTGGACAGTAGTTCTTTTAGGATTTTTAATAATAGGGATATCGCTTTTTATTTTTCTTCCTTCTGTACCTGTATTCAAGTGGTCGGATGGAACAGATTTGCTAAATAGTGTATTCAATTCCGGAAATCTACAAATCATTGGATTGCAATTTATATACCTCATTTCAATAGGTACAATCGGTGCTTTTTTAACTGGAAAGTCGGTCAAAAATTTTCTATTTGGCTTTCCAATCGTTTATATATTAACCGTAAGTGCATTGATTATTGCTGGGAATACTACGATAAAAGGATTCAATCTAGAAGCTGTAATTTTTAGTTTGATTATTGGTTTAGCTATTGGTAATTTATTTAAACTTCCAGAATGGTTTCGTTCCGCTCTTTCTACAGAAATATTTGTAAAAATAGGATTGGTCTTATTAGGAACCAGTGTCATCTTTTCAGATATCCTTAAAGCAGGCACTTTAGGATTAGCCCAGGCTCTGGTAGTAGTAGTATCAGTTTGGTACTTTGCTTTTTGGCTGTGCAAAAAATTAAAAATCGATGATGAGTTAACCATGATGATTTCCAGCGCAGTTTCCATCTGCGGAGTATCGGCAGCTATTGCAACTTCAGGTGCTATCAAAGGAGATTCCAAGAAACTTTCTTATGTTATTTCGATGGTATTGGTGACTGCAATTCCTATGATGATTTTCATGCCTATTATTGCTAAATATTTCAACTTCCCCGAAGAGGTAACTGGAGCTTGGTTAGGCGGAAGTATAGATACCTCAGGAGCTGTTGTTGCATCGGGCTCACTAGTAGGAGAAACGGCACTAAAAATAAGTACGATTGTAAAATTCTCTCAAAATGTATTATTAGGATTAGCCGCTTTTGCCATATCCGTTTATTGGACCTATACACATAATAAATCGGCCGAAGCTGTTGCATCAAAACCTACATTAGGAGTTATTTGGGAACGTTTTCCAAAGTTTGTCATTGGTTTCATAGCCGCTTCCTTAGTTTTTTCGTTCCTGCTTACATCTGAAGTTCGTGAAGAAGTTAAGGACAGTTTAAAGAATTTACAAGGCATTTGGTTTGCTCTGGCTTTTACAAGTATAGGTTTAGAAACCAATTTTAAAGATTTACTAAGCAACAACAGTAAAAAACCATTATATGCCTTTTTAATAGCACAGTTATTCAATGTAATTATTACACTGATAATAGCCTTATTGTTATTTAGTAATTAA